A genomic stretch from Aerococcaceae bacterium zg-1292 includes:
- the galU gene encoding UTP--glucose-1-phosphate uridylyltransferase GalU has product MKKVRKAVIPAAGLGTRFLPATKAMAKEMLPIVDKPTIQFIVEEAIASGIEDILIVTGKSKRSIEDHFDANIELEEHLSKQGKEALLDLIKQKTNINLFFVRQPYPKGLGHAVLQAKAFVGDEPFVVMLGDDLMDSEVPLTKQLIDVYNETHASNIAVMEVDPADTSKYGIIDPEREIKDGVFNVQRFVEKPKPEEAPSNLAIIGRYLLTPEIFNLLENQTPGAGGEIQLTDAIDTLNLTQRVFAKRFDGKRYDVGSKIGFLEMSIEYGLNHPEISHELRDYIIKLGDELRTENSSNPIVEVEESE; this is encoded by the coding sequence ATGAAAAAAGTTAGAAAAGCAGTTATTCCTGCAGCTGGTTTGGGGACGCGTTTTTTACCTGCAACAAAGGCGATGGCCAAAGAGATGTTACCTATTGTCGACAAACCAACGATTCAATTTATTGTAGAAGAAGCTATTGCTTCAGGTATTGAAGATATTCTCATTGTAACCGGAAAAAGTAAACGTTCGATCGAAGACCATTTCGATGCGAATATCGAGTTGGAAGAACATTTATCAAAACAAGGCAAAGAAGCCTTATTAGACTTAATCAAACAAAAAACAAATATCAACCTGTTCTTTGTTCGCCAACCCTACCCTAAAGGATTGGGACACGCCGTTTTACAAGCTAAGGCCTTTGTAGGTGATGAACCATTTGTTGTTATGTTAGGTGATGATTTGATGGATAGTGAAGTACCATTAACAAAACAATTAATCGATGTCTACAATGAAACACACGCGTCAAATATCGCAGTTATGGAAGTGGACCCTGCCGACACATCTAAATACGGGATTATTGACCCTGAGCGTGAAATTAAAGACGGTGTTTTCAATGTCCAACGCTTTGTTGAAAAACCAAAACCAGAAGAAGCACCAAGTAATCTAGCAATTATCGGTCGCTACTTATTAACACCTGAGATTTTCAACTTATTAGAAAATCAAACACCCGGTGCTGGCGGCGAAATTCAATTAACCGATGCGATTGATACATTGAACCTTACCCAACGTGTCTTTGCGAAACGTTTTGACGGCAAACGCTATGATGTCGGTAGTAAAATTGGCTTTTTAGAAATGAGTATTGAATACGGTTTAAACCACCCTGAAATTTCACATGAATTACGTGACTATATTATTAAATTGGGTGATGAATTGCGTACTGAAAATAGTTCTAATCCAATCGTGGAAGTAGAAGAATCTGAATAA
- a CDS encoding glycosyltransferase, with product MKILHINSYYSTSGLFKQLYDRQLADKYDIQVYVPISHEYPSDRIAATGDYTIVSRNHHRLERYVFHLKHHHILKDLKQKYGQQSFDLVHAHSLFSNGWLAYQYAKKTGTPYVVAVRSTDIRTFFEKMPWLKTMGLKILKHAAKIIFISQNNYDEVFNNHIPIFMKEELMVKAQIIRNGIDSFWLENIYDERPIGYHHPIRMVAVGKAIPEKRFLQLADMVKSYNDNIRPIELHIVGPAWNPKIVEQLNKHPMVQYHGPKSKEALLTFYRQMDIFALLSSPETFGLVYPEAMSQGLPVIYSKNEGFDSFFHNYQVGVSVEKTDELAFTKAIDFILKNYATLSQQARIGATRFNWDTIHQEYKVVYDEIQQTKQ from the coding sequence ATGAAAATCTTACACATTAATTCTTACTACTCCACTTCGGGGCTGTTTAAGCAATTATATGACCGCCAATTAGCCGATAAATACGACATTCAAGTCTATGTGCCGATTTCACATGAATATCCAAGTGACCGAATTGCAGCGACAGGTGACTATACGATTGTTAGTCGTAATCACCACCGCCTCGAACGCTATGTCTTTCACTTGAAACATCATCATATTTTAAAAGATTTAAAACAAAAATATGGTCAACAGTCTTTCGACTTGGTTCATGCACATTCATTGTTTTCAAACGGTTGGTTAGCTTATCAATATGCGAAAAAGACAGGCACCCCCTATGTGGTAGCCGTGCGTAGTACTGATATTCGAACCTTTTTTGAGAAAATGCCATGGCTTAAGACGATGGGATTAAAAATTTTAAAACATGCCGCTAAAATAATTTTTATTTCGCAAAATAATTACGATGAAGTATTTAACAATCATATCCCTATCTTTATGAAAGAGGAATTGATGGTGAAAGCTCAAATTATTCGCAATGGTATCGATAGTTTTTGGCTGGAAAATATTTATGACGAACGTCCAATTGGTTATCATCATCCAATTCGGATGGTCGCCGTCGGTAAAGCCATACCAGAAAAACGCTTTTTGCAGCTTGCAGACATGGTTAAATCGTATAATGATAATATTCGTCCTATCGAATTGCACATTGTCGGTCCCGCTTGGAACCCTAAAATTGTTGAGCAGCTCAATAAACATCCAATGGTACAATATCACGGACCTAAATCTAAAGAAGCATTATTAACCTTCTACCGCCAAATGGATATTTTCGCCCTCTTGTCTTCTCCTGAAACATTTGGACTGGTTTATCCAGAAGCGATGAGTCAAGGACTACCGGTTATTTATAGCAAAAATGAAGGTTTCGATAGTTTCTTTCACAACTATCAAGTAGGCGTTAGTGTAGAAAAGACCGATGAACTAGCTTTTACCAAGGCAATTGATTTCATTTTGAAAAACTATGCTACCCTATCGCAACAAGCACGTATTGGTGCAACTCGATTTAATTGGGATACCATTCATCAGGAATACAAAGTAGTCTATGATGAAATCCAACAAACAAAGCAATAA
- a CDS encoding aminopeptidase — protein MALENFNQLLDKYAKLLVGKGLNVGKDDYVIISADVEQAPLVRLLTKHAYELGAAHVKVNWMDDEMSRLSYTHQDLETLTDIPQHRVDESKYDIEKRAKRIALRSGNPNALKDVDPEKLSAAAKAASKAFEAQRIATQANVVSWLVCAAAGQEWAELVFPDLASAEAKLDALWDQIFKTTRVYEADPIAAWNAHEALLNTKADFLNEKQFDALHYTAPGVDFTVGLPENHVWESAGSTNQQGEIFIANMPTEEVFTAPDYRRAEGVIKSSKPLSYNGVVIKDMTFTFKDGQIIDVKAAQGEATLRKLVEENDGSRSLGEVALVPHSSPISQSNVTFYNTLFDENASNHLAIGSAYATSVQNGTKMTQEELKAAGLNRSNVHVDFMVGTADMNIDGITKDGERVAIFRNGEWAI, from the coding sequence ATGGCATTAGAAAATTTCAATCAATTATTAGATAAATATGCAAAATTACTTGTTGGTAAAGGCTTAAACGTCGGTAAAGATGATTATGTGATTATTAGCGCTGATGTCGAACAAGCGCCGCTTGTCCGTTTATTAACCAAACATGCCTATGAATTGGGTGCTGCACACGTGAAAGTGAACTGGATGGATGACGAAATGTCTCGCCTTAGCTATACCCATCAAGATTTAGAAACATTGACCGATATTCCGCAACACCGTGTGGACGAAAGCAAATATGATATTGAAAAACGTGCAAAACGCATTGCTCTACGTTCTGGTAACCCTAATGCACTAAAAGATGTTGACCCTGAAAAATTATCAGCCGCAGCAAAAGCAGCTTCTAAAGCGTTTGAAGCACAACGCATTGCAACGCAAGCCAATGTAGTGAGCTGGTTAGTATGTGCAGCAGCCGGTCAAGAATGGGCAGAATTAGTCTTTCCTGATTTAGCATCTGCTGAAGCAAAATTAGATGCGCTATGGGACCAAATCTTTAAAACTACACGTGTTTATGAAGCTGACCCAATCGCTGCTTGGAATGCTCACGAAGCTTTATTGAATACAAAAGCAGATTTCTTAAACGAAAAACAATTTGATGCCTTGCATTACACTGCCCCAGGCGTTGACTTTACTGTCGGTTTGCCGGAAAACCATGTATGGGAAAGTGCCGGCAGTACTAACCAACAAGGTGAAATCTTTATCGCTAATATGCCAACTGAAGAGGTCTTTACAGCCCCTGATTATCGTCGTGCAGAAGGTGTCATTAAGAGTTCAAAACCTTTAAGCTATAATGGTGTCGTGATTAAAGATATGACATTTACCTTTAAAGATGGTCAAATCATTGATGTCAAAGCAGCGCAAGGCGAAGCAACATTACGTAAATTAGTTGAAGAAAATGATGGCTCACGTTCATTAGGTGAAGTGGCATTAGTTCCACACAGTTCCCCAATTTCTCAATCAAATGTTACGTTTTACAATACCTTATTTGACGAAAACGCATCAAACCATTTAGCGATTGGTTCTGCATATGCAACTTCAGTACAAAATGGTACAAAAATGACTCAAGAAGAATTAAAAGCAGCTGGATTAAACCGTTCAAATGTCCATGTTGACTTTATGGTCGGAACGGCTGATATGAATATTGATGGTATTACAAAAGATGGCGAACGTGTTGCGATTTTCCGCAATGGTGAATGGGCAATATAA
- a CDS encoding flavodoxin translates to MAEALIVFASLTGNTEQMADIVAEALEARDIDVEIVDSMQADAQDFLDYDICIVGSYTYGVDGVLPDEMIDFHEELGELDLSGKIFGVFGSGDDFYEYFCAAVDFFEDQFIKTGATKGGDSVKVNLNAEDEDIVNLQALANAIADKVE, encoded by the coding sequence TTGGCAGAAGCATTAATCGTTTTCGCAAGTCTAACCGGTAATACTGAACAAATGGCTGATATCGTAGCCGAAGCCTTGGAAGCACGAGACATTGACGTAGAAATCGTCGACTCGATGCAAGCAGACGCACAAGATTTTTTAGATTATGACATTTGTATCGTCGGTAGTTATACTTACGGTGTAGACGGCGTACTCCCTGACGAAATGATTGATTTCCACGAAGAATTAGGCGAATTAGACTTATCAGGTAAAATTTTCGGTGTATTCGGTTCAGGTGATGATTTTTATGAATATTTCTGTGCAGCCGTTGACTTTTTTGAAGACCAATTTATTAAAACAGGTGCAACAAAAGGCGGCGACAGTGTTAAAGTGAATTTAAACGCAGAAGACGAAGATATTGTCAATTTACAGGCATTAGCAAATGCGATTGCCGATAAAGTTGAATAA
- the galE gene encoding UDP-glucose 4-epimerase GalE, whose amino-acid sequence MAVLVTGGAGYIGSHTVVELLALDKEVVIVDNFYNSKPAVLDRIKEISGKTFKFYEADILDRDAMRTIFQENTIESVIHFAGYKAVGESVSKPLAYYHNNIEGTVALVEVMQEFGVKDIVFSSSATVYGLNNPSPLVETMPADTANSPYGYTKVVNEHLLQDLAVSDDEWSITILRYFNPIGAHESGRIGEDPQGIPNNLMPYITQVAVGKREQLTVFGDDYDTHDGTGVRDYIHVVDLAKGHIRALEKNEQQKGVKIYNLGTGVGYSVLDLVNAFEKTNDVAVKHIISNRRPGDVAVCYADVTAANQELNWKTEKTLEDMCRDSWKWQSNNPQGYGA is encoded by the coding sequence ATGGCAGTTTTAGTAACAGGTGGCGCAGGATATATCGGCAGTCATACAGTCGTAGAATTATTAGCATTAGATAAAGAGGTTGTTATTGTCGATAATTTCTACAATAGTAAACCCGCTGTGTTAGACCGCATTAAAGAAATATCTGGAAAAACATTTAAATTTTATGAAGCAGATATTTTAGACCGTGACGCGATGCGTACCATTTTCCAAGAAAATACGATTGAATCAGTTATTCATTTTGCAGGATATAAAGCAGTTGGTGAATCGGTGTCTAAACCATTAGCTTATTATCATAATAATATTGAAGGCACCGTAGCACTAGTTGAAGTGATGCAAGAGTTTGGTGTCAAAGACATTGTCTTTAGTTCATCTGCAACAGTTTATGGCTTAAATAATCCGTCACCACTCGTAGAGACGATGCCGGCTGATACAGCTAATAGCCCTTATGGTTACACAAAAGTAGTCAACGAGCATTTATTACAAGATTTAGCGGTATCTGACGATGAGTGGAGCATTACTATTTTACGTTACTTCAACCCAATCGGTGCCCACGAATCTGGTCGTATTGGTGAAGACCCACAAGGAATTCCTAACAACTTAATGCCATATATCACGCAAGTTGCCGTAGGTAAACGCGAACAATTAACGGTATTTGGTGACGATTATGACACACATGACGGTACCGGTGTGCGTGATTATATTCACGTCGTTGATTTAGCAAAAGGTCATATTCGTGCATTGGAAAAAAATGAGCAACAAAAGGGCGTTAAAATATATAACTTAGGTACAGGTGTCGGCTACAGTGTGTTGGACTTAGTCAATGCATTTGAAAAAACAAATGATGTGGCAGTTAAACATATTATCAGTAATCGTCGTCCTGGAGATGTGGCAGTATGTTATGCAGATGTAACAGCAGCCAACCAAGAGTTGAACTGGAAGACTGAAAAAACTTTAGAAGATATGTGCCGTGATTCATGGAAATGGCAATCTAATAATCCGCAAGGATACGGCGCATAA
- a CDS encoding LCP family protein: MFKNKKGKISILKILMVLLFVGVIASAGLFYKIRHDINALKQTVVEEVDIKPMREKKVEVEKGDPINILLLGTDSNSKERQESEGYVSRSDTIMIVSLNPETQSTKMLSIPRDTLTHIDGYDEPDKINHAYAFGGVKLSIDTVQKFLNIPIDYYAVVDMSALEELIDAIGGIEVTSPLTFTYRGTNFKKGETRKVNGVKAMNFARMRYDDPQGEIGRQNRQKIVIKAIVDKLLSVKSVSYYTQLLNVVAKNVRTNFDFSTLISIYPKYVAALNNISAIQFEKFQEIYFNDIFYFYISMSDRLKVANELRQHTQLPVITASALKDPLSDSDKPVTKTTTIVMNQYPSGMSQAEIDEINEAQQRVQTIRQQENNNAYYDNYIQPPARDNNNTGSESGAPQPPAVTTQSTQSSSSTAPVVPPTSEAVPPTTQAPSVEPAEPSVPADSATPELPEAPTGDSAEEIIGDTPSEE, from the coding sequence ATGTTTAAAAATAAAAAAGGTAAAATCAGTATACTAAAAATACTGATGGTACTACTTTTCGTAGGAGTCATTGCTAGCGCGGGTCTATTTTATAAAATCAGACACGACATCAATGCACTCAAACAAACGGTTGTCGAGGAAGTCGACATTAAACCAATGCGTGAAAAAAAGGTAGAGGTAGAAAAAGGCGACCCGATAAATATATTATTATTAGGTACCGATAGCAACAGTAAAGAGCGACAAGAATCTGAAGGGTATGTTAGCCGTTCAGATACGATAATGATTGTCAGTTTAAATCCAGAAACACAATCAACGAAAATGCTTAGCATTCCACGGGATACGTTAACTCACATAGATGGTTATGACGAACCGGATAAAATTAATCATGCCTATGCCTTTGGTGGCGTCAAGTTATCAATTGATACGGTTCAAAAATTTCTCAATATTCCCATCGATTATTATGCCGTTGTTGATATGTCCGCATTGGAAGAATTAATTGATGCGATTGGCGGGATTGAAGTAACCAGTCCGTTAACCTTTACCTATCGCGGCACCAATTTTAAAAAAGGGGAAACGCGTAAAGTTAATGGTGTAAAAGCCATGAACTTTGCTCGAATGCGTTATGATGACCCTCAAGGAGAAATTGGACGCCAAAATCGTCAAAAAATTGTGATTAAAGCGATTGTAGATAAACTTTTATCTGTTAAATCGGTTTCGTATTATACACAATTACTCAATGTTGTCGCTAAAAACGTGCGGACGAACTTTGATTTTTCAACACTGATTTCGATTTATCCCAAATATGTCGCTGCATTAAATAATATTAGTGCGATTCAATTTGAAAAATTCCAAGAAATCTACTTTAATGACATCTTTTATTTTTATATTTCGATGAGTGACCGATTAAAAGTAGCCAATGAATTGAGGCAACATACGCAATTACCGGTGATTACAGCGAGTGCGCTAAAAGACCCACTTTCTGATTCTGATAAACCGGTGACTAAAACGACGACGATTGTAATGAATCAATATCCAAGTGGTATGTCACAAGCAGAAATTGATGAAATAAACGAAGCACAGCAACGAGTACAAACGATTCGTCAACAAGAAAATAATAATGCTTACTACGATAATTATATCCAACCACCAGCCAGAGATAATAATAATACTGGCAGTGAGTCAGGTGCACCACAACCACCAGCGGTTACAACGCAAAGTACCCAGTCAAGTAGCAGCACGGCACCAGTTGTGCCACCGACGAGTGAAGCAGTGCCACCGACGACTCAAGCGCCAAGTGTTGAACCGGCGGAACCGAGTGTGCCAGCAGACTCGGCAACACCTGAGTTGCCTGAGGCACCAACTGGAGACTCAGCGGAAGAAATTATCGGCGATACACCGAGTGAAGAGTAG
- a CDS encoding nucleotide sugar dehydrogenase translates to MKITVVGAGYVGLSNAILFAQHHQVTLLEINEVIVKKINQRQAHIVDSEIEGYLATKSLNLTATSNSVAALENTEWVVIATPTNYNETTNYFDTSSVESVIKQVATINPHATIVIKSTIPVGFTQQMQQHYPNLTIFFSPEFLREGRALYDNLYPSRVIVGNQSEKGQAFAELLVEGAIKEDVDVLLMNSTEAEAVKLFANTYLAMRVSFFNELDTYAEVRGLDTKSIIQGVSLDPRIGVHYNNPSFGYGGYCLPKDTKQLLANYENVPNNLIEAIVSSNATRKSHIANQIIQLKPKCVGVYRLTMKTGSDNFRESSIQGVMELLRAKGIEVIIYEPTLSVDEFEGYRVESQLDVFKDQAQIILTNRQSTELDDVMDKVYTRDIFNEN, encoded by the coding sequence ATGAAGATTACAGTAGTAGGTGCAGGATATGTAGGTTTATCCAATGCCATTTTATTCGCGCAGCACCATCAAGTGACCTTATTAGAAATTAATGAAGTCATCGTCAAAAAAATCAATCAACGACAAGCTCATATTGTCGATAGTGAAATTGAAGGGTACTTGGCGACAAAATCGTTGAATTTGACAGCGACAAGTAACAGCGTAGCAGCGTTAGAAAATACAGAATGGGTAGTCATTGCTACACCGACTAATTACAATGAAACCACCAATTATTTTGACACCTCTTCCGTCGAAAGTGTTATTAAACAAGTAGCAACAATTAATCCGCATGCGACTATTGTTATTAAATCAACAATTCCAGTAGGATTTACACAACAGATGCAACAACATTATCCGAATTTAACTATTTTCTTTTCACCAGAATTTTTACGTGAAGGTCGTGCTTTATATGATAATTTATATCCATCGCGTGTAATTGTTGGAAACCAAAGTGAAAAAGGACAAGCGTTTGCGGAACTGTTAGTTGAAGGTGCAATAAAAGAAGATGTTGATGTCTTATTAATGAATTCGACCGAAGCGGAAGCAGTAAAATTATTTGCTAATACATATTTAGCAATGCGTGTATCTTTCTTCAATGAATTAGATACTTATGCGGAAGTTCGAGGTTTGGATACAAAATCAATTATTCAAGGTGTTAGTTTAGACCCGCGTATTGGTGTTCATTATAATAATCCGTCATTTGGTTACGGGGGTTATTGCTTGCCGAAAGATACCAAGCAATTATTAGCAAATTACGAGAATGTGCCGAATAATTTGATTGAAGCAATTGTATCATCAAATGCAACACGTAAATCACATATCGCCAACCAAATTATTCAATTGAAGCCGAAATGTGTTGGTGTTTATCGTTTAACAATGAAAACAGGTTCAGACAACTTTAGAGAATCGTCGATTCAAGGTGTGATGGAATTACTCCGTGCCAAAGGCATTGAAGTTATTATTTATGAACCTACTTTATCTGTTGATGAATTTGAAGGCTACCGTGTGGAATCTCAATTAGATGTGTTTAAAGACCAAGCCCAAATCATCTTAACCAATCGCCAATCCACTGAATTAGATGACGTAATGGATAAAGTCTACACACGTGATATATTCAATGAAAATTAA
- a CDS encoding MmcQ/YjbR family DNA-binding protein, protein MFTKQLKLNDFDNEMWRAKGFEVSNKQARQILQFNEAPQLQVQVTITQEGTTVDVKDLQFNDIWLPFYQQDNANAEWLKEALRLQMIEWSSKGQMTQEKIEALLSEHFPEAEIERPWENSPNFSTFKTNGRWFALYTEVPGEKIGLDIKDNVSILNIKLPPAEIKERVDFHTYFPAYHMNKKHWLSIYLHEDTLSEPVLKAIEQSYQIVTKK, encoded by the coding sequence GTGTTTACAAAGCAATTGAAATTGAATGATTTTGATAATGAAATGTGGCGTGCAAAAGGTTTTGAAGTAAGTAACAAACAGGCGCGACAAATTTTGCAATTTAATGAAGCGCCACAGTTACAAGTTCAAGTGACTATAACTCAAGAAGGCACGACAGTAGATGTCAAAGACTTACAATTTAACGATATTTGGCTACCGTTTTACCAACAAGATAATGCTAATGCTGAGTGGTTGAAAGAGGCGTTGCGTCTTCAAATGATTGAGTGGTCATCGAAAGGACAAATGACACAAGAAAAGATTGAAGCATTATTGTCTGAGCATTTTCCTGAAGCAGAGATTGAACGACCATGGGAAAATTCACCAAATTTTTCAACGTTTAAAACCAATGGCAGATGGTTTGCGCTCTATACGGAAGTGCCAGGCGAGAAAATTGGATTGGATATCAAAGATAATGTGTCCATTTTAAATATAAAATTACCGCCAGCAGAGATTAAAGAACGTGTGGATTTCCATACATATTTTCCAGCCTACCACATGAACAAAAAACATTGGCTGTCTATATACCTACATGAGGACACACTCAGTGAACCAGTGTTAAAAGCAATTGAACAAAGCTATCAAATAGTAACTAAGAAATAA
- the dinB gene encoding DNA polymerase IV, producing the protein MKYGLLTFAEPVPDTSRKILHVDMDAFYASIEVRDNPSLKNRPVVIAKHPNLTEGRGIVATCNYIARQYGIHSAMPAMKAYKLCPKAVFIQGNMQYYREVSDQIRQIFLKYTDKIEPLSLDEAYLDVTENHLNEWSALKLARMIQQDIWDTLQLTCSIGVSYNKFIAKIASDYHKPKGITLVTPDQAVDFLKQLPIEKFYGVGKKSVGHFHELGIKTGEDLYNTSFDTLIHHFGKMGYSLYHKVRGVHNAPVSNQRSRKSIGRERTFGQFLEQESQVLGQIQRLCDNVMEKVRDKSVLTNLVTLKIRYDDFETITRQQQVVEYFDDAKTCYDIAQQLWQLHGNLDKSVRLLGVSVSNLVDPDSMAIQLSIDELN; encoded by the coding sequence ATGAAGTATGGTTTGTTAACTTTTGCAGAACCAGTACCAGATACATCGCGCAAAATTTTACATGTAGATATGGATGCTTTCTATGCCAGTATCGAAGTGCGCGACAATCCATCATTAAAGAATCGTCCTGTTGTGATTGCTAAGCACCCCAATTTGACCGAAGGAAGAGGGATTGTGGCGACGTGTAACTACATTGCCAGACAATATGGTATTCACTCCGCCATGCCGGCAATGAAAGCATACAAATTATGCCCTAAAGCAGTGTTTATCCAAGGTAATATGCAGTATTACCGTGAAGTTTCTGACCAAATTCGGCAAATCTTTTTAAAATATACAGATAAAATCGAGCCACTGTCGTTGGATGAAGCCTATTTAGATGTGACAGAAAATCATTTGAATGAATGGAGCGCCCTGAAATTGGCTCGAATGATACAACAAGACATTTGGGATACCTTACAGCTAACCTGTTCCATTGGTGTGTCTTATAATAAATTTATCGCCAAAATCGCATCGGATTACCACAAACCTAAAGGGATTACGCTAGTGACGCCAGATCAAGCCGTTGATTTTTTAAAGCAGTTACCGATTGAAAAATTTTATGGTGTGGGCAAAAAATCTGTCGGACATTTTCATGAATTAGGTATTAAAACAGGTGAAGATTTGTATAATACATCATTTGATACGTTGATTCATCATTTCGGTAAGATGGGTTATTCGTTGTACCATAAAGTCCGTGGTGTCCACAATGCACCAGTTAGTAATCAGCGTAGTCGCAAATCCATTGGTCGTGAACGAACCTTTGGTCAATTTTTAGAACAAGAGTCACAAGTGTTAGGGCAAATTCAGCGCTTATGTGACAATGTGATGGAAAAAGTACGTGATAAATCCGTGCTGACTAATTTAGTGACATTAAAAATTCGCTATGATGACTTTGAGACGATTACGCGTCAACAACAAGTCGTTGAATATTTTGATGACGCAAAAACGTGTTATGATATTGCGCAACAACTGTGGCAATTACATGGTAATTTAGATAAATCCGTTCGTTTACTTGGTGTATCAGTATCCAATCTCGTGGATCCAGATTCGATGGCAATTCAATTAAGTATTGATGAGCTTAACTAA
- a CDS encoding CBS domain-containing protein — MATKHEQIMQYIKTLPVGHKISVRGIAKKLKMSEGTAYRAIKEAESVGLVSTIERVGTIRIEQKVKYMTDMLTFKEIVRMIDGEILGGANGLNRHLSKFIIGAMKKDAMMRYFSEHSMIIVGNRTEVQQLALEHDVAVLITGGFTAKQSIIDLANERNLPVISTSYDTFTVATMINRSISDQLIKKEILTIKDIYMPIEKSKALTAQDTVRTFHQLSDETGLSRFPVVYNNRLIGVVTAKDLIGREEDVLIERVMTRDTVTVKLHMSIASVSHKMIWEDIEMIPVVADNLQLLGVVSRQDVMKAVHTVQQQPQIVHTFEDDVVVHLQATEPTNRYSGYSYQARVQPQMINNLGTISYGVLCELITQVAQRQVLEATNLNNIIEKFELNYFNLLQIDNEMQFKVDVFHQNRRSALVQVDVYHENTLAAKAIVTSQIIERS, encoded by the coding sequence ATGGCAACCAAACATGAACAAATCATGCAATATATTAAAACATTACCCGTTGGACATAAAATATCCGTGCGTGGTATCGCAAAAAAACTAAAAATGAGTGAAGGAACAGCTTATCGTGCAATAAAAGAAGCTGAATCCGTTGGCCTTGTTTCAACGATTGAACGTGTTGGGACTATCCGTATTGAACAAAAAGTGAAATATATGACCGATATGCTGACGTTTAAAGAAATTGTGCGAATGATTGATGGTGAAATTTTAGGCGGAGCAAATGGTTTGAATCGCCATTTAAGCAAATTTATTATCGGTGCGATGAAAAAAGATGCGATGATGCGCTATTTCAGCGAGCATTCGATGATTATTGTCGGTAACCGTACAGAAGTGCAACAATTAGCGCTCGAACACGATGTTGCTGTCTTGATTACCGGTGGTTTTACAGCGAAGCAGTCGATTATTGATTTAGCAAATGAACGTAATTTACCCGTGATTTCAACCTCTTATGACACGTTTACGGTAGCGACGATGATTAACCGCTCAATTTCTGATCAGTTGATTAAAAAAGAAATTTTGACTATCAAAGACATTTATATGCCGATTGAAAAGTCGAAAGCATTAACAGCCCAAGACACAGTAAGAACGTTCCATCAATTATCCGATGAGACCGGCTTATCACGATTTCCAGTGGTGTACAATAATCGCCTCATTGGTGTGGTAACGGCGAAAGATTTAATAGGACGCGAGGAAGATGTCCTTATCGAACGGGTGATGACACGCGATACGGTGACTGTAAAGCTGCATATGAGTATCGCTAGTGTGTCTCATAAGATGATTTGGGAAGACATTGAAATGATTCCAGTTGTCGCAGATAATTTACAATTATTAGGTGTTGTGTCGCGTCAAGATGTGATGAAAGCTGTTCATACCGTGCAACAACAACCACAAATCGTGCACACATTTGAAGATGATGTCGTTGTTCATTTACAAGCAACTGAGCCGACCAATCGTTATTCCGGTTACAGTTACCAAGCGCGTGTTCAGCCGCAGATGATTAATAATTTGGGGACGATTTCCTATGGTGTCTTGTGTGAGCTGATTACGCAAGTAGCGCAACGTCAAGTATTAGAGGCAACCAATCTCAATAATATTATCGAAAAATTCGAGTTGAACTACTTTAATTTATTACAGATTGATAATGAAATGCAGTTTAAAGTCGACGTGTTTCATCAAAATCGACGCAGTGCACTAGTTCAAGTCGATGTTTATCATGAGAACACCTTAGCGGCAAAAGCGATTGTGACCAGTCAAATTATTGAACGTAGTTAA